From Saccharomyces paradoxus chromosome IX, complete sequence, one genomic window encodes:
- the CST6 gene encoding Cst6p (Basic leucine zipper (bZIP) transcription factor, in ATF/CREB family~similar to YIL036W), translated as MFTGQEYHSVDSNSTKQKDNNKRVSDDTSKILNNKIPHTINDASAAAAATAAMNNPPISRSMNPNDVNYSTNMADVVDPIHDYATSNSNSLTPQYSNITSGNVNSHNRVVKPSANPSYQQATYLRQQQQQGQQQQPSPSMKTEEESQLYGDILMNSGVVHDMSQNLATHTNLSQLSSTRKSAPSDSTTAPTNTANIANTASLNKQMYFMNMNMNNNPHALNDPSIMESLSPFFQPFGVDVAHLPMTNPPIFQSSLPGCDEPIRRRRISISNGQISQLGEDIETLENLHNTQPPPMPNFHNYNGLNQTKNVSNKPIYNQAAPVTIPQYNAKKDSNHTKNSTLGDQNTTYPKNQQHNFVNEPSKNAPAESVSDLEGMTTFAPTTEGENMGKSSLRESHSNPSFTSKSQESHLNLGANTQGNPIPGTTAWKRARLLERNRIAASKCRQRKKVAQLQLQKEFNEIKDENRILQKKLNYYEKLISKFKKFSKIHLREHEKLNKDTDNKGDGSNSNSKNESMTVDSLKIIEELLMIDSDVTEVDKDTGKIITIKHEPYSHRFGSDTDDDDIELKALEGGKDPENQPLLNSEKKAKEQSFNGHNRA; from the coding sequence ATGTTTACTGGTCAGGAGTATCATTCCGTAGATTCTAATTCTACCAAGCAAAAAGACAATAATAAGCGTGTTTCCGATGACACatcaaagattttgaataataaaataccGCACACTATTAATGATGCTTCTGCCGCCGCCGCCGCCACTGCTGCTATGAATAATCCTCCTATAAGTAGATCTATGAATCCCAATGACGTAAATTATAGCACCAATATGGCAGACGTGGTCGATCCGATACATGATTATGCTACTTCTAATAGTAATTCTTTAACGCCACAGTATTCCAACATCACATCCGGAAACGTCAATTCGCATAATCGGGTTGTTAAACCCAGCGCTAATCCAAGCTATCAGCAGGCTACATACCTTCgacaacagcaacaacagggccaacaacagcaaccaTCACCCTCTATGAAAACCGAAGAGGAATCCCAACTTTATGGTGATATTCTTATGAATTCTGGTGTCGTACACGATATGAGCCAGAATCTGGCGACTCATACAAATCTGAGTCAGCTGTCGTCCACGCGTAAGTCTGCACCAAGCGATTCTACTACTGCTCCAACTAATACCGCCAACATTGCTAATACGGCTTCTTTGAACAAGCAGATGTATTTCATGAACATGAATATGAATAACAATCCCCATGCTTTGAATGATCCGTCTATTATGGAATCATTGtcaccattttttcaaccttTTGGTGTTGATGTAGCACATTTGCCTATGACGAATCcaccaatttttcaaagttctTTGCCTGGCTGCGATGAACCaattagaagaagaagaatatcaaTTTCCAATGGACAAATAAGCCAGCTAGGCGAAGATATTgaaactttggaaaaccTCCATAATACACAGCCACCTCCTATGCCCAATTTCCACAATTATAATGGTTTGAATCAGACTAAAAATGTATCAAACAAACCGATATACAATCAAGCAGCACCAGTCACTATCCCACAATATAATGCGAAGAAAGATAGTAATCACACGAAGAATTCCACATTGGGCGATCAAAACACCACTTACCCAAAAAATCAGCAGCACAACTTCGTAAACGAGCCATCAAAAAATGCTCCAGCGGAGAGTGTAAGTGATCTAGAAGGCATGACGACATTTGCACCAACTACTGAGGGTGAAAATATGGGGAAGTCTTCACTTAGAGAATCCCACTCTAATCCTAGTTTCACCTCAAAATCTCAAGAATCTCATTTAAATTTAGGGGCCAACACACAGGGAAATCCAATCCCTGGTACTACGGCATGGAAAAGAGCAAGATTGTTAGAAAGAAACAGAATTGCAGCTTCTAAGTGCAggcaaaggaaaaaagttgCGCAACTGCAACTTCAAAAGGAATTCAATGAGATTAAGGACGAGAATAGAATTTTGCAGAAAAAACTAAACTATTATGAGAAATTAATCTCTAAATTTAAgaagttttccaaaattcatTTACGTGAACATGAAAAACTTAATAAAGACACAGACAACAAAGGTGATGGTAGCAATAGTAACAGCAAAAACGAAAGCATGACTGTGGATTCATTAAAGATCATTGAAGAACTTTTGATGATCGATTCAGACGTTACGGAAGTGGATAAAGATACTGGTAAAATCATAACGATCAAGCACGAACCGTACTCTCACCGTTTTGGTAGCGAcactgatgatgatgatattgaaCTCAAAGCCTTAGAAGGTGGGAAAGATCCTGAAAACCAACCATTACTcaattctgaaaagaaggcaaaGGAACAGAGTTTTAATGGGCACAACCGTGCTTGA
- the BCY1 gene encoding cAMP-dependent protein kinase regulatory subunit BCY1 (Regulatory subunit of the cyclic AMP-dependent protein kinase (PKA)~similar to YIL033C): MVSSLSKESQTELQLFQNEINAANPSDFLQFSANYFNKRLEQQRAFLKAREPEFKAKNIALFPEPEEPFSRPQSAQSQSRSRSSVMFKSPFVNEDPHSNVFKSGFNLDPHEQDTHQQTQEEQQHIREKASTPPLPMHFNAQRRTSVSGETLQPNNFDDWTPDHYKEKSEQQLQRLEKSIRNNFLFNKLDSDSKRLVINCLEEKSVPKGATIIKQGDQGDYFYVVEKGTVDFYVNDNKVNSSGPGSSFGELALMYNSPRAATVVATSDCLLWALDRLTFRKILLGSSFKKRLMYDDLLKSMPVLKSLTTYDRAKLADALDTKIYQPGETIIREGDQGENFYLIEYGAVDVSKKGQGVINKLKDHDYFGEVALLNDLPRQATVTATKRTKVATLGKSGFQRLLGPAVDVLKLNDPTRH, translated from the coding sequence ATGGTATCTTCTTTGTCCAAGGAATCGCAAACCGAATTGCAACTGTTCCAGAACGAAATCAACGCCGCTAATCCATCTGACTTTCTTCAGTTCTCCGCCAACTATTTCAATAAGAGACTAGAACAACAGAGAGCATTTCTCAAGGCCCGGGAGCCCGAATTTAAGGCAAAGAACATTGCTCTATTTCCAGAACCAGAGGAGCCATTTTCCAGACCTCAATCAGCTCAATCTCAATCCAGGTCCAGATCGAGCGTTATGTTCAAATCTCCCTTTGTAAACGAGGACCCACACTCAAATGTGTTCAAAAGTGGGTTCAATTTAGACCCGCACGAACAGGACACTCACCAGCAAACGCAGGAAGAACAGCAGCACATTAGAGAAAAGGCGTCTACCCCTCCGCTCCCAATGCACTTCAACGCCCAAAGGCGTACTTCCGTTAGTGGTGAGACCCTACAGCCCAACAATTTTGACGACTGGACTCCGGACCACTATAAGGAAAAGTCCGAGCAGCAATTGCAAAGACTCGAAAAATCCATCCGTAACAACTTTCTGTTTAACAAGTTGGATTCAGACTCGAAAAGGCTGGTCATCAATTGTCTGGAGGAGAAGTCCGTTCCCAAAGGTGCTACGATTATCAAGCAGGGTGACCAAGGTGATTACTTCTACGTCGTCGAAAAGGGTACTGTCGACTTCTACGTGAACGACAACAAGGTCAACTCATCTGGACCAGGCTCCAGCTTCGGGGAGCTTGCTCTCATGTACAACAGTCCTCGTGCTGCCACCGTTGTGGCAACTTCCGACTGTTTGTTGTGGGCTTTAGACAGGCTTACCTTCAGGAAAATACTTTTGGGCAGTTCTTTCAAGAAGAGACTCATGTATGACGATCTTTTGAAGAGCATGCctgttttgaaaagtttgaCCACATATGACCGTGCCAAACTTGCCGATGCGCTGGATACCAAGATCTACCAACCGGGTGAAACAATCATTCGCGAGGGTGACCAAGGAGAGAACTTTTATCTAATTGAATACGGAGCTGTGGACGTCTCCAAAAAGGGCCAAGGTGTCATaaataaattgaaagaCCATGATTATTTCGGTGAAGTGGCTTTGCTAAATGATTTGCCCAGACAGGCCACTGTGACTGCTACAAAGAGAACCAAAGTTGCCACTTTGGGGAAAAGTGGTTTCCAACGTTTGCTGGGTCCCGCAGTAGACGTATTGAAGCTCAATGATCCTACAAGACAttaa
- the CKA1 gene encoding casein kinase 2 catalytic subunit CKA1 (Alpha catalytic subunit of casein kinase 2 (CK2)~similar to YIL035C), translating into MKCRVWSEARVYTNINKQRTEEYWDYENTTIDWSTNTKGYEIENKVGRGKYSEVFQGVKLDSKVKIVIKMLKPVKKKKIKREIKILTDLSNEKVPPTTLPFQKDQYYTNQKEDVVKFTRSYIFDQPHNGHANIIHLFDIIKDPISKTPALVFEYVDNVDFRILYPKLTDLEIRFYMFELLKALDYCHSMGIMHRDVKPHNVMIDHKNKKLRLIDWGLAEFYHVNMEYNVRVASRFFKGPELLVDYRMYDYSLDLWSFGTMLASMIFKKEPFFHGTSNTDQLVKIVKVLGTSDFEKYLLKYEITLPREFYDMDQYIRKPWHRFVNDGNKHLSSNDEIIDLIDNLLRYDHQERLTAKEAMGHPWFAPIREQITK; encoded by the coding sequence ATGAAATGCAGGGTATGGTCAGAAGCTCGTGTTTATACGAATATCAACAAACAAAGAACCGAGGAATATTGGGATTATGAAAACACTACAATTGATTGGTCCACAAATACAAAGGGCTACGAAATTGAGAATAAAGTTGGGCGAGGAAAATACTCTGAGGTTTTCCAAGGTGTTAAATTAGACTCTAAAGTTAAAATTGTCATCAAAATGTTGAAACCTGttaagaagaagaagattaagagagaaattaaaatattAACGGATTTGTCCAATGAAAAAGTGCCTCCAACGACTTTGCCATTCCAAAAAGATCAATACTACACAAATCAAAAGGAGGATGTTGTAAAATTTACCAGGTCCTATATCTTTGATCAGCCACACAACGGTCATGCAAATATAATTCATCTATTTGATATAATAAAGGATCCCATCTCAAAAACTCCGGCTTTGGTTTTCGAATACGTAGATAATGTGGACTTCCGCATTCTCTACCCTAAATTAACCGATCTAGAAATTAGGTTTTATATGTTTGAATTATTAAAAGCCTTAGATTATTGTCATTCAATGGGGATAATGCATAGAGACGTTAAACCTCATAACGTGATGATTGACcataagaataaaaaattgcGATTGATTGATTGGGGGCTGGCTGAATTTTATCATGTTAATATGGAATACAATGTTCGTGTTGCATCCAGATTTTTTAAGGGCCCCGAACTACTAGTTGATTACAGAATGTACGATTATTCTTTGGATTTGTGGTCGTTTGGAACAATGCTGGCTTCTATGatctttaaaaaagaaccaTTTTTCCATGGAACCAGTAACACAGACCAGCTTGTCAAGATTGTCAAAGTACTTGGTACAAgcgattttgaaaaatacctGTTGAAGTATGAAATCACCTTACCGAGAGAATTCTACGATATGGACCAATATATAAGGAAGCCCTGGCATAGATTCGTCAATGATGGTAACAAACATTTAAGCAGCAACgatgaaattattgatCTGATTGATAATCTTTTGAGATATGATCATCAAGAAAGATTAACTGCTAAGGAAGCGATGGGACACCCGTGGTTTGCCCCAATAAGAGAAcaaattacaaaataa
- the CAP2 gene encoding F-actin-capping protein subunit beta (Beta subunit of the capping protein heterodimer (Cap1p and Cap2p)~similar to YIL034C) yields the protein MSDAQFDAALDILRRLNPTTLQENLNNLIELQPNLAQDLLSSVDVPLSIRKDPADSNREYLCCDYNRDIDSFRSPWSNTYYPELSPKDLQDSPFPSAPLRQLEILANDSFDVYRDLYYEGGISSVYLWDLNEDDFDGHDFAGVVLFKKNQSDHSNWDSIHVFEVTASPSSPDSFNYRVTTTIILHLDKTKIDQDSHMMLSGNLTRQTEKDIAVDMSRPLDVISTSHVANLGSLIEDIESQMRNLLETVYFEKTRDIFHQTKNAAIASSTEEANKDAHAEVIRGLQSL from the coding sequence ATGTCTGATGCTCAATTCGATGCTGCTTTAGATATTCTCAGGAGACTAAATCCTACCACGTTACAAGAGAACCTAAACAACTTGATCGAATTACAACCAAATTTGGCACAAGATTTACTATCTTCAGTAGACGTTCCCCTATCCATCCGGAAGGATCCCGCTGATTCAAACCGCGAGTACTTATGCTGTGACTATAATCGTGATATCGATTCCTTCAGATCCCCTTGGTCGAACACCTATTACCCAGAATTGTCCCCAAAGGATTTACAAGACAGTCCCTTTCCCTCAGCCCCTTTAAGACAATTGGAGATCTTAGCCAATGACTCTTTCGACGTTTACAGGGATCTTTACTATGAAGGCGGTATCTCCAGCGTGTACCTCTGGGACCtcaatgaagatgatttCGATGGGCACGATTTTGCAGGGGTGGTgcttttcaagaaaaaccaATCCGATCATAGTAATTGGGACAGTATCCATGTTTTTGAAGTTACAGCATCTCCTTCATCTCCTGACTCTTTCAACTATAGAGTCACCACTACAATCATTCTGCACTTGGACAAAACGAAGATTGATCAGGATTCTCATATGATGCTATCCGGGAACCTGACAAGACAGACGGAAAAGGACATCGCTGTGGACATGTCCCGTCCATTAGACGTTATTTCCACATCTCACGTTGCTAATCTGGGATCCTTGATTGAAGATATTGAGTCTCAGATGAGAAATCTATTAGAAACTGTTTATTTCGAAAAGACAAGAGATATCTTCCACCAAACAAAGAACGCGGCCATTGCATCCTCTACTGAGGAGGCAAATAAGGATGCCCATGCAGAGGTAATCAGAGGTTTGCAGTCTTTATAG